In Streptomyces sp. 71268, the DNA window GCCGCGGCCTGTTGCTACGGGGCCCACGCCCCGGTTCTACGATGATCCAAGCGTGCCCCTTCCCGGGCCCCGCCCCCAGGAGGTCTTGTTGTCCGATATCACCGCCTTCATCGCTGGGCTACCGAAGGCCGAGCTCCACGTGCACCACGTGGGCTCCGCCTCTCCCCGCATCGTCGCCGAACTCGCCGCCCGACACCCCGACTCCAAGGTCCCCCAGGACCCGGCGGCGCTTGTCGACTTCTTCACCTTCCGGGACTTCGCGCACTTCATCGAGGTCTACCTCTCCGTCGTGGACCTGATCCGGGACGCGGAGGACGTACGACTCCTGACGTACGAAATCGCCCGGGACATGGCTCGGCAGAACATCCGGTACGCGGAGCTGACCGTCACCCCGTTCAGCTCCATCCGGCGCGGCATAGCCGATGCGGCGTTCGTGGAGGCGATTGAGGACGCGCGCAAGGGAGCCGAGACGGAGCTCGGCGTCTCGCTCCGTTGGTGCTTCGACATCCCCGGAGAGGCGGGGCTGGAGGCCGCGGAGGAGACCACGCGCATGGCGCTGGAGCTCCAGCCCGACGGCCTGCTCAGCTTCGGCCTGGGGGGCCCGGAGATCGGCGTGCCGCGCCCCCAGTTCAAGCCCTACTTCGACCGGGCCATCGCGGCCGGGCTGCACAGTGTGCCGCACGCCGGTGAGACCACGGGGCCGCAGACCATCTGGGACGCCCTCACCGAGCTCCGCGCCGAGCGCATCGGCCACGGCACCTCCAGCACACAGGACCCGAAGCTGCTCCAGTTCCTGGCGGAGCACCAGATCCCGCTTGAGGTCTGCCCGACCTCCAACATCGCCACGCGAGCGGTGACAACGCTGGAGGAACATCCGATCAGAGACATGGTCGCGGCGGGCGTTCTCGTGACCGTGAACACCGACGACCCGCCCATGTTCGGCACGGACCTCAACAACGAGTACGCCGTAGCGGCGCGCCTGCTGGACC includes these proteins:
- a CDS encoding adenosine deaminase, which codes for MSDITAFIAGLPKAELHVHHVGSASPRIVAELAARHPDSKVPQDPAALVDFFTFRDFAHFIEVYLSVVDLIRDAEDVRLLTYEIARDMARQNIRYAELTVTPFSSIRRGIADAAFVEAIEDARKGAETELGVSLRWCFDIPGEAGLEAAEETTRMALELQPDGLLSFGLGGPEIGVPRPQFKPYFDRAIAAGLHSVPHAGETTGPQTIWDALTELRAERIGHGTSSTQDPKLLQFLAEHQIPLEVCPTSNIATRAVTTLEEHPIRDMVAAGVLVTVNTDDPPMFGTDLNNEYAVAARLLDLDATGVAALAKNAVTASFLDAEGKARLTAEIDAYTAAAVAK